In the genome of Sciurus carolinensis chromosome 3, mSciCar1.2, whole genome shotgun sequence, one region contains:
- the LOC124979406 gene encoding LOW QUALITY PROTEIN: olfactory receptor 1F1 (The sequence of the model RefSeq protein was modified relative to this genomic sequence to represent the inferred CDS: inserted 3 bases in 3 codons; substituted 3 bases at 3 genomic stop codons), producing the protein MALVNLTSGPEFLLLGLMDDTVAHPVLFLFFLSIYLLNALGNLSMVVLVRSDGALSSPMYYFLGHLSLVDTCFTTVTXPRLLASLLHPGQAISFXACFSQMYFFVALGVAESYLLAAMSYDHVVAVCRPLHYTAVMTPWRXAALVGASWAVAHLHSLLHTLLISALSXVRFSPVRHLFCDVTVMLSLAMSXRTCPPQTIFPEGLAVVLTPLLLVSLSYGHILFAVLRVQSTGGRXHTFSTCRAHLEVVSLFFGSVLSVYFQPSSAYSAQYDLLGSVACAVVTPTLNPFIYRLLNKEVKGALTWGLRSRAAPQEAAKVFQVADMPKAAVLASEPTHPSTSFLLPGSWRCPVLVVSPEMQFHMVVLYVCSNFIIDKVKSHSVKTVSACWLLVIRETQEVEVEECKF; encoded by the exons ATGGCTTTGGTCAACCTCACATCGGGCCCAGAGTTCCTCCTCCTTGGCCTGATGGATGACACAGTCGCCCACCCGGTGttgttcctgttcttcctcagcATCTATCTGCTCAATGCCCTGGGCAACCTGAGCATGGTGGTACTGGTGAGGTCTGATGGGGCTCTGAGCTCCCCTATGTATTACTTCTTGGGTCACCTGAGCCTCGTGGATACCTGCTTTACCACGGTCA GTCCCCGATTGCTGGCCAGCCTGCTCCACCCTGGCCAGGCCATATCCTTCTAAGCATGCTTTTCCCAGATGTACTTCTTTGTGGCTCTGGGCGTCGCAGAGAGCtacctcctggctgccatgtcctaCGACCATGTGGTGGCGGTCTGCCGGCCACTGCACTACACCGCGGTCATGACACCCTGGCGCTGAGCGGCGCTGGTGGGTGCGTCCTGGGCGGTGGCCCACCTGCACTCGCTGCTCCACACGCTGCTTATCTCTGCACTCTCCTAGGTCCGCTTCAGCCCTGTGCGCCACTTATTTTGTGATGTGACGGTGATGCTGAGCTTGGCGATGT GTCGGACATGTCCCCCGCAGACTATCTTCCCCGAGGGCCTGGCGGTGGTGCTGACCCCGCTGCTTCTCGTGTCCCTCTCCTATGGGCACATCCTCTTTGCGGTGCTTAGAGTGCAGTCCACAGGAGGCC GCCATACCTTCTCCACCTGCAGGGCCCACCTGGAGGTGGTGTCGCTTTTCTTTGGCTCTGTCCTCTCAGTATATTTCCAGCCATCATCCGCTTACTCAGCGCAATATGACCTACTGGGCAGTGTGGCATGTGCGGTGGTCACACCGACcttgaaccccttcatctacagacTTCTCAACAAAGAGGTCAAAGGTGCTCTAACATGGGGGCTCAGAAGCCGAGCTGCACCCCAAGAG GCTGCCAAGGTCTTCCAAGTGGCAGACATGCCCAAGGCTGCAGTGTTGGCTTCTGAGCCCACCCATCCCTCAACCAGTTTCCTCCTTCCTGGATCCTGGAGATGTCCTGTCCTGGTGGTCAGCCCAGAGATGCAGTTTCATATG GTTGTTTTGTATGTGTGTAGCAACTTCATCATTGACAAAGTCAAATCTCACTCTGTAAAAACTGTGTCAGCTTGCTGGTTGCTTGTAATCCGagaaactcaggaggttgaagtgGAAGaatgcaagttctag
- the LOC124980437 gene encoding LOW QUALITY PROTEIN: WD repeat-containing protein 20-like (The sequence of the model RefSeq protein was modified relative to this genomic sequence to represent the inferred CDS: inserted 1 base in 1 codon; substituted 1 base at 1 genomic stop codon) produces the protein MATEGGGKEMNEIKTQFTTREGLYKLLPHSEYSRPNHVPFNSQGSNPVRISFLNLNDQSGNGDRLCFNVGRELYFYIYKGVHKAADLSKPIDKRIYKGTQPTCHDFNHLTATAESVSLLVDFSSGQVQLIDPIKKETSKLFNEEVEERLLVNTIWKQLWLRMAQNATXRTRKRLIDKARITCVKWVTRSESLLLVAHSSGNMYLYNVEHTCGXTAPHYQLLKQGESFAVHTCKSKSTRNPLLKWTVGEGALSEFAFSPDGKFLACVSQDGFLRVFNFDSVELHGTMKSYFGGLLCVCWSPDGKYIVTGGEDDLVTVWSFVDCQVIARGHGHKSWVSVVASDPYTTSVEESDPMEFSGSDEDFQDHLHFGRDRANSTQSRLSKRNSTDSRPVSVTYRFGSVGQDTQLCLWDLTEDILFPHQPLSRARTHTNVMNATSPPAGSNGNSVTTPGNSVPPPLPRSNSLPHSAVSNAGSKSSIMDGAIASGVSKFAPLSLQDRKERHHEKDHKRNYSMGHISSKSSDKLNLVTKTKTDPAKTLGTPLCPRMEDVPLLELLICKKIAHERLTVLIFLEDCIVTACQEGFICTWGRPGKVVSFNP, from the exons ATGGCGacggagggaggagggaaggagatgaACGAGATTAAGACACAATTCACCACCCGGGAAGGTCTGTACAAGCTGCTGCCACACTCAGAGTACAGCCGGCCCAACCACGTGCCCTTCAACTCGCAGGGATCCAACCCTGTCCGCATCTCCTTCCTCAACCTCAACGACCAGTCTGGCAACGGCGACCGCCTCTGCTTCAATGTGGGTCGGGAGCTCTACTTCTATATCTACAAGGGGGTCCACAAGGCTGCTGACTTGAGTAAACCAATAGATAAAAGGATATACAAAGGAACACAGCCTACTTGTCATGACTTTAACCACCTAACAGCCACAGCGGAAAGTGTCTCTCTCCTAGTGGACTTTTCCTCAGGCCAAGTCCAGCTTATAGacccaattaaaaaagaaactagcAAACTATTTAATGAGGAAGTAGAGGAGA GGCTGTTGGTAAACACGATCTGGAAGCAGCTCTGGCTGAGGATGGCACAGAATGCCACTTAGAGAACAAGAAAGAGACTAATAGACAAGGCACGCATAACCTGTGTCAAATGGGTGACCCGCTCGGAAAGCCTTCTCCTAGTAGCCCATTCGAGTGGGAACATGTACTTGTATAATGTGGAGCACACTTGTG ACACAGCCCCCCACTACCAGCTTCTGAAGCAGGGAGAGAGCTTTGCTGTGCACACTTGCAAGAGCAAATCCACGAGGAACCCTCTCCTTAAGTGGACGGTGGGCGAGGGGGCCCTCAGCGAGTTTGCTTTCTCCCCAGATGGCAAGTTCTTAGCGTGTGTGAGCCAGGACGGGTTTCTGCGGGTGTTCAATTTCGATTCAGTGGAGCTGCATGGTACGATGAAAAGCTACTTTGGGGGCTTACTGTGTGTGTGCTGGAGCCCAGATGGCAAGTACATTGTGACAGGTGGAGAGGACGACTTGGTGACAGTCTGGTCCTTTGTAGACTGCCAAGTAATAGCTAGAGGCCATGGGCACAAATCCTGGGTCAGTGTGGTGGCATCTGATCCCTATACTACTAGCGTAGAAGAAAGCGACCCTATGGAGTTCAGTGGCAGTGATGAGGACTTCCAGGATCATCTTCATTTTGGCAGAGATCGAGCAAACAGTACACAGTCCCGGCTGTCCAAGAGGAACTCTACTGACAGCCGCCCGGTAAGTGTTACGTACCGCTTTGGTTCAGTGGGCCAGGACACGCAGCTGTGTTTGTGGGACCTTACGGAAGACATCCTTTTCCCTCACCAACCCCTCTCAAGAGCAAGGACACACACAAATGTCATGAATGCCACAAGTCCTCCTGCTGGAAGTAATGGGAACAGTGTCACAACACCTGGGAACTCTGTGCCCCCTCCGCTGCCTCGGTCCAACAGCCTTCCTCACTCGGCGGTCTCCAATGCAGGCAGCAAAAGCAGCATCATGGACGGGGCCATTGCCTCTGGGGTCAGCAAATTTGCACCTCTCTCACTGCAAGACCGGAAGGAGAGACACCATGAGAAAGACCACAAGCGAAACTATAGCATGGGACACATTTCTAGCAAGAGCAGTGACAAACTGAATCTAGTTACTAAAACCAAAACGGACCCAGCTAAAACTTTGGGAACGCCCCTGTGTCCTCGGATGGAAGACGTTCCCTTGTTAGAGCTGCTGATCTGTAAAAAGATAGCACATGAAAGACTGACtgtattaatttttcttgaagACTGTATAGTCACTGCTTGTCAGGAGGGATTTATTTGCACATGGGGAAGGCCTGGTAAAGTGGTAAGTTTTAATCCTTAA